One genomic window of Acidovorax radicis includes the following:
- the bla gene encoding class A beta-lactamase — protein MMQRRQFSLGLTAAAALPLWGCAAAGNAMGRDQAARQWHAALTDIERHAQGRLGVAMLDTGSGLALGWRQDERFAMASTFKLVLAGWMLALVDQGKERLDARVLYGRDAVVEYSPVSGPRAGDGGGLTVAELCAATVSLSDNTAANVLLARHGGPTGFTAFVRSLGDSTTRLDRNEPTLNEVRVGDPRDTTTPQAMLQTMQKLVLGDALTSPSRTLLQRWLVETSTGDKRLRAGVPGWKVGDKTGTAGDSGTANDIGVLWPQGGGAPVLVTCYLTRSTASGEQRDAAIAQVARAVAAARETFRAF, from the coding sequence ATGATGCAAAGACGACAGTTTTCCTTGGGTTTGACGGCTGCAGCGGCGCTGCCGTTGTGGGGTTGCGCCGCTGCCGGCAATGCCATGGGCCGTGACCAAGCTGCCCGCCAGTGGCACGCGGCGCTGACCGACATCGAACGCCATGCCCAGGGCCGTCTGGGCGTGGCCATGCTGGACACGGGGTCGGGCCTGGCACTGGGCTGGCGCCAGGACGAGCGTTTTGCCATGGCCAGCACCTTCAAGCTGGTGCTGGCGGGCTGGATGCTGGCGCTGGTGGACCAGGGCAAGGAGCGGCTGGACGCCCGCGTGTTGTATGGCCGCGATGCCGTGGTGGAGTACTCGCCCGTGAGCGGTCCGCGCGCCGGTGACGGCGGCGGACTGACGGTGGCTGAACTCTGCGCTGCCACGGTGAGCCTGAGCGACAACACCGCCGCCAACGTGCTGCTGGCGCGCCACGGCGGGCCGACGGGGTTCACGGCCTTTGTCCGCTCACTGGGCGACAGCACCACCCGGCTGGACCGCAATGAGCCCACGCTGAACGAAGTCCGGGTGGGCGACCCCCGCGACACCACGACGCCGCAGGCCATGCTGCAGACCATGCAAAAACTGGTGTTGGGCGATGCGCTGACTTCCCCATCGCGCACCTTGTTGCAGCGTTGGCTGGTGGAAACGAGCACGGGCGACAAGCGCCTGCGCGCCGGTGTACCAGGCTGGAAGGTGGGCGACAAGACGGGCACGGCGGGCGACAGCGGCACGGCCAACGACATCGGCGTGCTGTGGCCGCAGGGCGGCGGTGCACCGGTGCTGGTGACCTGTTACCTCACGCGCTCCACGGCGTCAGGCGAGCAGCGGGACGCCGCCATCGCCCAGGTGGCGCGCGCCGTGGCCGCTGCGCGCGAAACGTTCAGAGCTTTTTGA
- a CDS encoding LysR family transcriptional regulator: MHLPLNALRAFEASARHLNLTRAAEELHVTQTAVSQHIRKLEERLGKPLFRRLPRGLALTDEGQALLPVVAESFANLARALEKLGDARPREVLTVGAVGTFAVGWLLPRLRDFQQACPFVDLRLLTHNNRVDMAGEGLDYAIRFGDGAWHGTHAECILRAPLSAMCSPALAQGLQHPADLARLPLLRSYRADEWAAWFEAAGLPCPVLRGAVFDSSLTLAEAAVQGAGVALLPVALFMRELQQGRLVRPFAQELHHGAYWLTRLQSRSESAAMGAFQQWLHAQANPHAYTQRL; this comes from the coding sequence ATGCACCTGCCACTCAATGCCCTGCGCGCATTCGAGGCCTCGGCGCGCCATCTGAACCTCACGCGGGCGGCTGAAGAGCTGCATGTGACGCAGACCGCCGTGAGCCAGCACATCCGCAAGCTCGAAGAGCGCCTGGGCAAGCCGCTGTTCCGCCGGCTGCCGCGCGGGCTCGCGTTAACAGACGAAGGACAGGCACTGCTGCCGGTGGTGGCTGAATCGTTCGCCAACCTGGCGCGCGCCCTGGAAAAACTGGGCGACGCCCGCCCGCGCGAGGTGCTGACCGTGGGCGCCGTGGGCACCTTTGCCGTGGGCTGGCTGCTGCCCCGGCTGCGCGACTTCCAGCAGGCCTGCCCGTTTGTGGACCTGCGCCTGCTCACGCACAACAACCGGGTGGACATGGCCGGTGAAGGGTTGGACTACGCGATCCGTTTTGGCGACGGTGCCTGGCACGGCACCCATGCCGAGTGCATCCTTCGGGCCCCGCTCTCCGCCATGTGCTCCCCCGCCCTGGCGCAGGGCTTGCAGCACCCGGCGGACCTGGCCCGCCTGCCACTGCTGCGCAGCTATCGCGCGGATGAATGGGCCGCCTGGTTTGAGGCTGCGGGCCTGCCCTGCCCCGTGCTGCGCGGCGCCGTGTTCGACTCATCCCTCACCCTGGCCGAAGCGGCCGTGCAAGGTGCGGGGGTGGCGCTGCTGCCGGTGGCGCTGTTCATGCGCGAACTGCAACAAGGGCGGCTCGTACGGCCGTTTGCCCAAGAGTTGCACCACGGTGCGTATTGGCTCACGCGGCTGCAGTCGCGCAGCGAATCGGCCGCGATGGGGGCCTTTCAGCAGTGGCTGCACGCACAGGCCAATCCGCATGCCTACACGCAGCGCCTGTGA
- a CDS encoding HD family phosphohydrolase, whose translation MSKESTLNLFRRLEQLNGIGAALSRERDIDRLLENILEAAKAITGADGGTLYSVTEDQSALKFEILRTDSLGIRLGGTTGKPVDFPNLPLRHADGTPNDSLVAAHAAIHDRTVNIADAYRAEGFDFSGTRAFDVRSGYRSQSFLTVPMRNHDHELIGVLQLINARDADTGDVTVFSEADQSLAESLASQAAIALTNRLLITQLERLFESFVNLINLAIDEKSPYTGGHCQRVPALTMMLAEAAHAVEHGPLASFRMTDRDRHELKMAGLLHDCGKITTPVHVVDKATKLQTIFDRIGLVDTRFEVLKRDAELAALRRQLALRPVVDARAEGRELHGMHQEIQALQDDREFLRRCNTGTEAMRPEDQQRVRDIAATRHWRNPQGVQTSFLTAEEVENLTIRSGTLNQAERDTINYHIVATIKMLETLPWPRHLKNVPEYAGGHHERMDGKGYPRGLTRDQMSQQARMMGIADIFEALTAADRPYKSGMTLSEALAIMRRMRDNGHVDPDLFDVFVSEGVHLRYAQAFLDPSQRDLSP comes from the coding sequence ATGAGCAAGGAATCCACTCTCAATCTGTTTCGCCGGCTGGAGCAGCTCAATGGCATTGGTGCGGCGCTCTCGCGTGAGCGGGACATCGACCGGCTGCTGGAGAACATTCTCGAAGCGGCCAAGGCCATCACGGGCGCGGACGGGGGCACGCTCTACAGCGTGACCGAAGACCAGTCGGCGCTCAAGTTCGAGATTCTGCGCACCGACTCGCTTGGTATCCGCCTGGGCGGCACCACGGGCAAGCCCGTTGATTTTCCGAACTTGCCGCTGCGCCATGCCGATGGGACACCCAATGACTCGCTGGTGGCCGCCCATGCCGCCATCCATGACCGCACGGTGAATATTGCAGACGCTTATCGCGCCGAGGGATTCGATTTTTCGGGCACACGGGCGTTTGACGTGCGCAGCGGTTACCGCTCGCAGTCCTTTCTCACGGTGCCGATGAGAAATCACGACCACGAATTGATCGGGGTGCTGCAGCTCATCAATGCGCGCGACGCCGACACGGGCGATGTCACCGTTTTTTCCGAGGCCGACCAGAGCCTGGCGGAGTCGCTGGCCTCGCAGGCGGCCATAGCGCTCACCAACCGCTTGCTGATCACGCAACTCGAGCGCCTGTTCGAATCGTTCGTGAACCTCATCAATCTGGCAATTGACGAAAAATCCCCCTACACCGGCGGGCATTGCCAGCGCGTGCCTGCGCTCACCATGATGCTTGCAGAGGCGGCCCATGCCGTTGAGCACGGGCCGCTTGCCAGCTTTCGCATGACGGACCGCGACCGCCACGAGCTCAAGATGGCAGGCCTGCTGCACGACTGCGGCAAGATCACCACACCTGTGCATGTGGTGGACAAGGCCACCAAATTGCAGACGATTTTTGACCGCATCGGTCTGGTGGACACCCGATTCGAAGTGCTCAAGCGCGATGCCGAACTGGCCGCACTGCGCCGCCAGCTGGCGCTGCGGCCGGTGGTGGATGCACGCGCCGAGGGGCGAGAGTTGCACGGCATGCACCAGGAGATCCAGGCGCTGCAGGACGACCGCGAGTTTCTGCGCCGCTGCAACACCGGCACCGAGGCCATGCGGCCCGAAGACCAGCAACGGGTGCGCGACATTGCCGCCACGCGCCACTGGCGCAACCCCCAGGGCGTGCAGACCAGCTTTCTCACGGCAGAAGAAGTGGAGAACCTCACCATTCGTTCAGGCACCCTCAACCAGGCCGAGCGCGACACCATCAACTACCACATCGTCGCCACCATCAAGATGCTGGAGACGCTGCCCTGGCCCCGCCACCTCAAGAACGTGCCCGAATACGCGGGCGGCCACCACGAGCGCATGGACGGCAAGGGCTACCCGCGCGGCCTCACGCGCGACCAGATGTCGCAGCAGGCCCGCATGATGGGTATCGCTGATATCTTCGAGGCGCTCACGGCGGCAGACCGGCCGTACAAGAGTGGCATGACCTTGTCAGAGGCGCTGGCCATCATGCGCCGCATGCGAGACAACGGCCACGTCGACCCCGACCTGTTTGACGTGTTCGTGTCTGAGGGGGTGCACCTGCGCTATGCGCAGGCGTTTCTGGACCCATCACAGCGCGATCTGTCGCCGTAG
- a CDS encoding rhodanese-related sulfurtransferase, producing MDSVTSPFLTVALYQFVDLPDCAALRAPLQALCDANGVRGMLLLAPEGINGTIAGEPAAVHAVLAWLRSDGRFAALQHKEAYAERMPFYRMRVRLKREIVTLGVPGLNPARNAGTYVKPEDWNALIDDPDVVVVDTRNDYEVGIGTFEHAINPHTQSFAEFPAWVDQQSQPGGVLADKPRVAMFCTGGIRCEKSTAFLKSRGFDEVCHLEGGILKYLETVPEEASRWHGDCFVFDERVSVGHGLVPGHHQLCRSCRMPLGTAELASPHYVAGVSCPYCHGTRTPEQERALAERERQMELAAQRGQEHIGARQPGNPVRAAARDDEGSSEGESP from the coding sequence GTGGACTCGGTCACCTCCCCATTTCTCACCGTTGCCCTTTATCAGTTTGTCGACCTGCCCGACTGCGCTGCCTTGCGCGCACCGCTGCAGGCACTGTGCGACGCGAACGGCGTGCGCGGCATGCTGCTGCTGGCGCCCGAGGGCATCAACGGCACCATCGCGGGCGAGCCTGCCGCAGTCCATGCGGTGCTCGCCTGGCTGCGCAGCGATGGGCGCTTTGCCGCCCTGCAGCACAAAGAGGCGTATGCCGAGCGCATGCCGTTCTATCGCATGCGTGTGCGGCTCAAGCGCGAGATCGTCACCCTGGGCGTGCCGGGCCTGAACCCCGCGCGCAACGCGGGCACCTACGTGAAGCCCGAGGACTGGAACGCGCTCATCGACGACCCGGATGTGGTGGTGGTGGACACGCGCAACGACTACGAGGTGGGCATCGGCACGTTCGAGCACGCGATCAACCCGCACACCCAGAGCTTTGCTGAGTTTCCGGCCTGGGTCGATCAGCAATCGCAACCGGGCGGCGTTCTGGCCGACAAGCCGCGCGTGGCCATGTTCTGCACGGGCGGCATCCGCTGCGAAAAGTCCACCGCCTTCCTCAAATCGCGAGGCTTTGACGAGGTGTGCCACCTGGAAGGCGGCATCCTCAAATACCTCGAGACCGTGCCCGAAGAAGCCAGCCGATGGCACGGCGACTGCTTCGTGTTCGACGAACGCGTGTCGGTGGGCCATGGCCTGGTGCCAGGCCACCACCAACTGTGCCGCTCCTGCCGCATGCCGCTGGGCACCGCCGAGCTGGCATCGCCGCACTATGTGGCCGGCGTGAGCTGTCCCTATTGCCACGGCACGCGCACACCCGAGCAAGAACGCGCACTGGCCGAACGCGAGCGGCAGATGGAGCTGGCTGCCCAGCGCGGGCAAGAACACATCGGCGCGCGGCAACCGGGCAACCCGGTGCGGGCCGCCGCCAGGGACGATGAAGGGAGTAGCGAGGGCGAGTCCCCATGA
- a CDS encoding glutathione S-transferase, producing the protein MNALPVLYSFRRCPYAMRARLALAASGQVCELREVVLRNKPQGLLEASPKGTVPVLVLPDGQVLEQSLDIMRWALARHDPVGWLTPSEGTEAAMLALIAECDGPFKQALDRCKYPSRYPEADAIQARAQAVQWLLGLETRLSLRPSPFLFGGHAALADMAIAPFVRQFAGIDATWWGAQPWPRLQAWLAQWQASSLFDSVMHKLPAWADGTEGVLFPPVEGVFAPGGNA; encoded by the coding sequence ATGAACGCCCTGCCCGTTCTCTATTCCTTTCGCCGCTGCCCATACGCCATGCGCGCGCGGCTGGCGCTGGCCGCGAGCGGCCAGGTCTGCGAATTGCGCGAGGTGGTACTAAGAAACAAACCCCAAGGCCTGCTTGAAGCCTCCCCCAAGGGGACGGTGCCCGTGCTGGTGCTCCCGGATGGGCAGGTGCTGGAGCAGAGTCTGGACATCATGCGATGGGCATTGGCCCGGCACGACCCTGTGGGCTGGCTGACGCCCAGCGAAGGCACTGAAGCCGCCATGCTGGCACTGATCGCCGAGTGTGATGGCCCTTTCAAACAGGCGCTGGATCGCTGCAAATACCCCAGCCGCTACCCCGAGGCCGACGCCATCCAGGCCCGCGCTCAGGCGGTGCAATGGCTGCTGGGGCTGGAGACGCGGCTGTCCCTGCGCCCCTCTCCCTTTCTGTTTGGCGGCCACGCAGCCCTCGCAGACATGGCGATCGCCCCCTTCGTGCGGCAGTTTGCAGGCATTGACGCCACGTGGTGGGGCGCCCAGCCCTGGCCGCGCCTGCAGGCCTGGCTGGCGCAGTGGCAGGCGAGCAGCCTGTTCGATAGCGTGATGCACAAGCTGCCCGCATGGGCGGATGGCACCGAGGGCGTGCTGTTTCCGCCCGTCGAAGGGGTTTTCGCGCCAGGTGGCAACGCCTGA
- a CDS encoding flavin reductase family protein has protein sequence MQQMALNKAFTLMEPGPVVLVTTGDGYNNNIMTISWTMVMDFTPVFAITTGAWNYSFAALRKHRECVIAIPTVDLLDKVVGIGTCSGADTDKFAKFDLTPVQAKLVRPPLIQECLANMECKVIDFIDKHHIVVLEAVAAYIDPTRKETRTVHAVGDGTFIVDGRKIDRKKMMASKLPPGV, from the coding sequence ATGCAGCAGATGGCCCTGAACAAGGCTTTCACCCTGATGGAACCAGGGCCTGTGGTCCTCGTGACAACCGGTGATGGATACAACAACAACATCATGACCATCTCCTGGACCATGGTGATGGATTTCACCCCGGTGTTTGCCATCACCACGGGGGCATGGAATTACTCTTTCGCGGCGCTGCGAAAGCATCGGGAATGCGTCATTGCCATCCCCACCGTCGACCTACTGGACAAGGTAGTTGGCATAGGGACATGCTCGGGGGCGGATACAGACAAGTTTGCCAAGTTTGATCTCACGCCCGTGCAGGCCAAGCTCGTCAGGCCCCCCTTGATTCAGGAGTGCCTCGCCAACATGGAGTGCAAGGTCATCGACTTCATTGATAAACACCATATTGTTGTGTTGGAAGCGGTTGCCGCATACATCGACCCCACACGCAAGGAGACGCGCACGGTGCACGCGGTGGGTGATGGAACCTTCATCGTTGATGGGCGCAAGATCGACCGCAAGAAGATGATGGCCTCCAAGCTTCCGCCGGGCGTTTAG
- a CDS encoding disulfide bond formation protein B: MVLNWIDQAPRRVLALISVACVAMLVFGMYLQHVVGLEPCPMCIVQRYALIGVAVFTGMASARGQKGWWMSWAVLAVLTAGFGAFVAARQSWLQWYPPEIATCGRDFYGMIENYPISRAVPMIFRGSGDCTAIDWTFLGGSIANWSFVCFIGFGMVLLVLLVRALKGSSRAGSGFSVA, encoded by the coding sequence ATGGTGTTGAACTGGATCGATCAGGCCCCGCGACGCGTGCTCGCGCTCATCAGCGTGGCCTGCGTGGCCATGCTGGTTTTTGGCATGTACCTGCAGCATGTGGTGGGCCTGGAGCCTTGCCCCATGTGCATCGTGCAGCGCTATGCGCTCATTGGTGTAGCGGTCTTCACAGGCATGGCAAGCGCTAGAGGTCAAAAAGGCTGGTGGATGTCTTGGGCGGTGCTGGCCGTGCTCACTGCCGGGTTCGGCGCCTTCGTGGCGGCCCGCCAGAGCTGGCTGCAGTGGTATCCGCCCGAGATCGCCACCTGTGGCCGTGACTTCTACGGCATGATCGAAAACTACCCCATCAGCCGCGCCGTCCCCATGATCTTCCGGGGCTCGGGTGACTGCACGGCGATTGACTGGACCTTCCTCGGGGGCTCGATTGCCAACTGGTCGTTTGTCTGCTTTATCGGTTTTGGCATGGTGTTGCTGGTGCTGTTGGTGCGTGCGTTGAAGGGCAGCAGCCGGGCAGGCTCGGGTTTCTCGGTGGCTTGA